One region of Glutamicibacter sp. B1 genomic DNA includes:
- a CDS encoding glycosyltransferase, translated as MNTPSMPLGQLLIEHGLVDQAAIDRALADQRREGGRLGRHLLLNGSVDRRAMYRVLAAQWQTELVDLVADPPQLDLLVQLDHTWALSSTWLPYRCEGESTVIVTCERPTELMLAEAEERLGTPVRVVATTDWDMQQALQSAFRREMLYDASDKLSAEEPSASARVALTTWQKVLPVLLAAALAAGLLLDVRLTLIIVLFIANISFASSILFKTLASINAPIQRARERLGARLLQRWRKDLGVAVDSGGRIPDDELPVYTILIPAFHEANIIAKLLDNIGALDYPRSKLEVLLLLEEDDAETIAAAKAAAPPMNVRILVVPRGVPQTKPRACNYGLALSSGEFCVIYDAEDRPEPDQLRLAIAAFREDERLRRDVDPTARPLVCVQAALNYFNAEHNVLTRMFAVEYSHWFDSMLPGMEGTGIPLPLGGTSNHFRSAQLRELGGWDPWNVTEDADLGLRASVRGFRVGIIDSTTWEEACSKVPAWIKQRTRWIKGYMITAAVNMRRPLRFVQRTGLGGAVGMIGLIAGTPLAFLSYPLVLGFTIFTYVGVRFIGLQLPTGLLGLGWATMLFGNAMMILVSGLVSWRRYGVRVAVFAVLNPAYWVLHSIAAWRAAYQMARTPHVWEKTPHGLDEEEGFALPKTKAQRSSTPGEL; from the coding sequence ATGAATACTCCCTCCATGCCTCTGGGGCAGTTGCTGATCGAGCATGGCCTGGTGGATCAAGCGGCGATCGACCGCGCCTTGGCGGACCAGCGCCGCGAAGGCGGCCGGCTGGGCCGCCACCTGCTGCTCAATGGCTCGGTCGACCGCCGCGCGATGTACCGGGTGCTTGCCGCGCAATGGCAGACCGAATTGGTGGACCTGGTGGCAGATCCGCCGCAACTGGATCTGCTGGTGCAACTCGACCACACCTGGGCACTGTCCTCCACATGGCTGCCCTACCGTTGCGAGGGCGAGAGCACGGTCATCGTCACCTGCGAGCGTCCGACCGAGCTGATGCTGGCCGAAGCCGAAGAGCGCCTGGGCACACCGGTGCGGGTTGTGGCGACCACCGACTGGGACATGCAGCAGGCGCTGCAGTCCGCGTTCCGCCGAGAAATGCTCTATGACGCCTCCGATAAGCTCTCCGCCGAGGAGCCCTCGGCGTCAGCGCGCGTGGCGCTGACCACTTGGCAGAAAGTGCTGCCTGTGCTGCTCGCCGCGGCGCTGGCCGCCGGTTTGCTCCTCGACGTGCGGCTTACGTTGATCATTGTGCTGTTCATCGCGAATATCAGTTTCGCCTCCAGCATCCTGTTCAAGACGCTGGCCAGCATCAACGCCCCGATCCAGCGGGCCCGCGAACGCCTGGGCGCGCGCCTGCTACAGCGGTGGCGCAAGGATCTGGGGGTCGCCGTCGATAGCGGTGGACGCATCCCGGATGATGAATTGCCGGTCTACACCATCTTGATCCCGGCCTTCCACGAGGCCAATATCATCGCGAAGCTGCTGGATAATATCGGGGCGCTGGACTACCCCCGCTCCAAGCTCGAAGTCCTCCTGCTGCTGGAGGAGGATGACGCGGAAACGATCGCGGCCGCCAAGGCCGCAGCTCCGCCAATGAACGTGCGGATCCTGGTGGTGCCCCGAGGCGTGCCACAAACCAAGCCCCGCGCCTGCAATTACGGGCTGGCGCTGTCCAGCGGCGAGTTCTGCGTGATCTACGATGCCGAGGACCGCCCCGAACCGGACCAGCTGCGACTGGCCATTGCTGCTTTCCGCGAGGATGAAAGACTCCGGCGCGACGTGGATCCCACCGCCCGACCGCTGGTGTGCGTCCAGGCGGCCTTGAATTACTTCAATGCCGAGCACAACGTGCTCACCAGGATGTTTGCTGTGGAATACTCGCACTGGTTCGACTCCATGCTGCCTGGCATGGAGGGCACCGGCATCCCGCTGCCGCTGGGCGGCACGTCGAATCATTTCCGCTCTGCGCAGCTGCGTGAGCTCGGCGGCTGGGATCCGTGGAATGTCACCGAGGACGCGGATCTGGGACTGCGCGCCAGCGTGCGGGGATTCCGGGTGGGGATCATCGACTCGACGACCTGGGAGGAAGCCTGCTCCAAGGTCCCGGCGTGGATCAAGCAGCGCACCCGGTGGATCAAGGGCTACATGATCACGGCCGCCGTCAACATGCGTCGTCCCCTGCGATTCGTGCAGCGCACCGGGCTCGGGGGAGCCGTGGGCATGATCGGCCTGATTGCCGGGACTCCGCTGGCGTTCTTGTCATACCCGCTGGTTCTCGGGTTCACGATCTTCACCTATGTCGGTGTCCGGTTTATCGGGCTACAACTTCCCACGGGTTTGCTGGGTCTGGGGTGGGCGACCATGCTCTTTGGAAATGCCATGATGATTCTGGTTTCGGGGCTGGTGTCCTGGCGCCGCTACGGAGTCAGGGTGGCCGTTTTCGCGGTGCTGAACCCGGCCTATTGGGTCTTGCACTCCATCGCTGCCTGGCGTGCTGCGTACCAGATGGCACGCACTCCGCATGTCTGGGAGAAAACCCCGCATGGGCTCGACGAGGAGGAAGGCTTTGCCCTGCCAAAGACGAAGGCCCAGCGGTCCTCGACACCCGGAGAACTTTGA
- a CDS encoding cellulose biosynthesis cyclic di-GMP-binding regulatory protein BcsB: MPRSHYALALAASVLLVFQPLGPAAADETLTVSNPASTSDTGAWASSSVAIPEGQSPRSVQGLIETTASSGEIQLRVGQKILKTFPAQQAGEFAIDLDESARTLLADGASDGRLSVGARWVPEDAAGRCLTAQPEEVSLSDLRIKVEGEAAAPQSIAQFFAMSPKRVAIQAADQSAAAAMTAVPAIATAFSDADVSWEAKNPDLTVRFDAAGGKLKLKLDRAGTTLTVSGDAQEFAGLDSVLRTEAISLATGTETTAEVTPDEPVRWAPPEELSLKDLGLENPRLEGYGQSSLYTGVDEADFGASMNSVQIHLEGTHSALPRSAEAALNVYWNDSLVSSSVLDAQDTSINTDIAVPESLVKGRNGLRIQLDAAAVGAECRTAGSLPVQVHLDGAASSITPAYGTGTTQGFEMLPQAASGQIGLALGQSAEPSDAYLLATGLLASLQQASGVPLQVTLLPEEEVASSPLSAIVVGASADTINELGAPLRLEAMRTIDAQMLSAGVGTEAPYAALQAFTSNSRTILAAGGWAPDDATGAAEESRTGVSSLYADLAHQVLASEGGWSALSRNLLIAQPNAEPVLLESNSVVPQPSRTDDYRIYGWWAVGGLAVLVGLGAAGALVYRRTNRKARAQAEAEAKAAAPSAAHDEL; this comes from the coding sequence TTGCCCCGTTCCCATTACGCGCTGGCCCTGGCCGCCAGCGTCCTCCTCGTCTTTCAGCCGCTGGGACCAGCTGCAGCCGACGAAACATTGACCGTTTCCAACCCGGCGTCCACCAGTGATACCGGGGCGTGGGCTTCGAGTTCCGTGGCTATTCCCGAAGGGCAAAGCCCGCGTTCGGTACAGGGGCTGATCGAGACCACCGCCAGCAGTGGAGAAATCCAGCTGCGTGTCGGCCAGAAGATTCTCAAGACCTTCCCAGCGCAACAGGCAGGAGAGTTCGCGATCGACCTGGATGAGTCGGCGCGCACGTTGTTGGCGGACGGGGCAAGTGACGGCCGCCTGAGCGTGGGCGCAAGATGGGTCCCGGAGGACGCTGCCGGGCGTTGCCTGACAGCGCAACCCGAAGAGGTCAGCCTATCCGACCTGCGCATCAAGGTCGAGGGCGAAGCGGCCGCCCCGCAGTCGATCGCCCAGTTCTTCGCCATGTCCCCGAAGCGCGTTGCCATCCAGGCTGCCGACCAGTCCGCAGCGGCCGCGATGACCGCTGTCCCGGCGATCGCCACGGCATTCAGCGATGCCGATGTGTCCTGGGAAGCCAAGAACCCTGATCTGACGGTTCGCTTCGACGCAGCGGGCGGGAAACTGAAGCTGAAGCTGGACCGGGCGGGCACGACCCTGACCGTGTCCGGGGATGCACAGGAATTTGCGGGGTTGGACTCGGTGCTGCGCACGGAGGCCATTAGCCTTGCCACCGGCACCGAGACCACCGCCGAAGTCACGCCGGACGAGCCGGTGCGATGGGCGCCACCCGAGGAATTGAGCCTGAAGGATCTGGGGCTTGAGAATCCACGGTTGGAAGGATACGGGCAGTCCTCGCTGTATACCGGGGTTGACGAAGCCGACTTCGGCGCCAGCATGAACAGCGTGCAGATCCACCTCGAGGGAACGCACAGCGCGCTCCCGCGCAGTGCCGAGGCGGCATTGAACGTGTACTGGAACGACAGCCTGGTGAGTTCCTCCGTGCTGGATGCACAGGACACCTCCATCAACACCGACATAGCCGTGCCCGAAAGCCTGGTGAAGGGGCGCAACGGCCTGCGGATCCAGCTGGATGCCGCGGCTGTCGGAGCCGAATGCCGCACGGCCGGATCGCTGCCGGTCCAGGTGCACCTTGACGGCGCGGCCAGCTCGATCACCCCGGCCTACGGCACCGGCACGACCCAAGGCTTCGAGATGCTGCCCCAGGCCGCTTCAGGCCAGATCGGCCTGGCACTTGGCCAGTCCGCGGAACCATCCGACGCCTACCTGCTGGCCACGGGTCTCTTGGCCTCCCTGCAGCAGGCCAGTGGTGTTCCGCTGCAGGTCACGCTGCTGCCAGAAGAGGAGGTGGCGTCCTCCCCGCTCAGCGCTATTGTCGTCGGGGCCTCGGCGGACACCATCAATGAGCTGGGTGCGCCACTGCGCCTGGAGGCAATGCGCACCATCGACGCGCAGATGCTCTCTGCCGGGGTCGGCACCGAGGCGCCATACGCGGCACTGCAGGCATTTACCAGCAACTCGCGCACCATCCTGGCCGCCGGTGGCTGGGCCCCGGATGATGCCACCGGCGCGGCCGAGGAATCGCGGACCGGTGTCAGCTCGCTCTACGCCGACCTGGCCCACCAGGTGCTCGCTTCCGAAGGCGGATGGTCCGCGCTCTCGCGCAATCTGCTCATCGCCCAGCCGAATGCTGAACCGGTGCTGCTGGAAAGCAATTCCGTCGTACCCCAGCCATCGCGCACCGATGACTACCGGATTTATGGGTGGTGGGCCGTCGGCGGACTGGCCGTGCTGGTAGGGCTCGGTGCTGCCGGCGCCCTGGTATACCGACGCACCAACCGCAAGGCGCGGGCGCAGGCGGAAGCCGAGGCGAAGGCAGCCGCCCCATCTGCCGCCCACGATGAGCTCTAG
- the glyA gene encoding serine hydroxymethyltransferase codes for MISTQDLSISSLTEDLSTLDPEVAQRIDAELARQQRGLEMIASENHTAQAVMQAQGSVLTNKYAEGYPGRRYYGGCEEVDVIETLAIERIKELFGAGFANVQPHSGAQANASVYHALVRPGDTVLGLNLAHGGHLTHGMKLNFSGRLFNIVPYGVNEETNLVDMDEVERLAVEHQPKMIVAGWSAYPRQLDFKRFREIADKVGAYLFVDMAHFAGLVAAGLHPSPVPHAHVVTSTTHKTLAGPRGGIILSNDAEIAKKLNSAVFPGQQGGPLEHVIAGKAVAFKIAASEEFKERQQRTLAGSRILAERLNQEDVAAKGISVLTGGTDVHLVLVDLRNSELDGQQAEDLLAQVEITVNRNAVPFDPRPPMTTSGLRIGTPALATRGFSEAAFAEVAEIIAQTLIAGADGNTAALPELKDRVLKLAEAHPLYPDLAKVSE; via the coding sequence TTGATCAGCACCCAGGATCTATCCATCAGCTCATTGACCGAAGACCTCAGCACGCTGGACCCGGAGGTCGCGCAGCGCATCGACGCTGAACTGGCTCGCCAGCAGCGCGGTCTGGAAATGATTGCCTCGGAGAACCACACCGCTCAGGCTGTTATGCAGGCTCAGGGTTCGGTACTGACCAACAAGTACGCTGAAGGCTACCCAGGTCGCCGCTACTACGGTGGCTGCGAAGAGGTCGACGTCATTGAGACCCTGGCCATCGAGCGCATCAAGGAACTGTTTGGTGCAGGTTTCGCCAACGTTCAGCCTCACTCCGGTGCCCAGGCTAACGCTTCGGTCTACCACGCACTGGTTCGCCCAGGCGACACCGTGCTGGGTCTGAACCTGGCACACGGTGGACACCTGACCCACGGCATGAAGCTGAACTTCTCCGGTCGCCTGTTCAACATCGTTCCTTACGGTGTGAACGAAGAGACCAACCTGGTGGACATGGACGAGGTCGAGCGCCTGGCCGTAGAGCACCAACCAAAGATGATCGTGGCAGGCTGGTCGGCCTACCCACGTCAGCTGGACTTCAAGCGATTCCGCGAGATCGCTGACAAGGTCGGCGCTTACCTGTTCGTGGATATGGCACACTTCGCAGGTCTGGTTGCAGCTGGTCTGCACCCATCGCCAGTGCCACACGCACACGTGGTTACCTCGACCACCCACAAGACCCTCGCCGGTCCTCGTGGCGGCATCATCCTGTCCAACGACGCTGAAATCGCCAAGAAGCTGAACTCCGCAGTCTTCCCAGGCCAGCAGGGCGGCCCGCTGGAGCACGTCATCGCAGGTAAGGCAGTAGCCTTCAAGATCGCTGCTTCCGAAGAGTTCAAGGAACGTCAGCAGCGCACCTTAGCTGGCTCCCGCATTCTTGCTGAGCGTCTGAACCAGGAAGATGTTGCAGCTAAGGGCATCAGCGTGCTGACCGGTGGCACCGATGTGCATCTGGTCCTGGTTGACCTTCGCAACTCGGAGCTCGACGGCCAGCAAGCCGAGGATCTGCTGGCGCAGGTGGAGATCACGGTGAACCGCAACGCGGTGCCATTCGATCCACGCCCGCCGATGACTACCTCGGGTCTGCGTATTGGTACCCCAGCATTGGCCACCCGTGGCTTCTCGGAGGCGGCATTCGCTGAGGTAGCTGAGATCATTGCTCAGACTCTGATCGCAGGTGCCGACGGCAATACCGCTGCCCTTCCAGAGCTGAAGGACCGTGTTCTGAAGCTCGCCGAGGCGCACCCACTGTACCCGGACCTGGCTAAGGTTTCCGAGTAA
- a CDS encoding pyridoxal phosphate-dependent aminotransferase, with amino-acid sequence MQQLAQRLDRLGTETAFSVAQAAAAWKAKGNRVYPFHLGDINIPTAPHIVEAMSQAISEGYTGYCPGPGIPQLREALAHDIGSRRGMEFTADNVVVMTGGKPVITKFLQAVMDPGQEVLYPNPGFPIYESQIEYLGGTAVPYNYVPTESGFAIDLEQVRASITENTTAIIYNDLQNPISAESTAAEREAVAQLAIEHDLWVLSDEAYFETRYEGASSSIAALPGMAERTVILYTFSKKFAMTGSRLGCAVAPLEIAQVMSKLNTNDESCTTHYVQWAGIAALTGPQEPVQEMLDTLKERRDVACEIVNSIPGFSVAVPQSTFYLFPDVTEAMERKGFTDVGDFATAALENTGVSFCTREHFGRRLPGEKRQYIRLAYSGIETEDIREGLGRLRDWIAA; translated from the coding sequence ATGCAACAACTGGCACAACGCCTTGACCGGCTTGGCACCGAGACGGCATTCAGCGTGGCACAGGCCGCCGCGGCTTGGAAGGCCAAGGGCAACCGCGTCTACCCGTTCCACCTGGGCGACATCAACATCCCCACCGCGCCGCACATTGTCGAGGCCATGAGCCAGGCCATTTCCGAGGGCTACACCGGCTACTGCCCAGGCCCCGGCATCCCGCAGCTGCGAGAAGCCCTGGCCCATGACATCGGCTCCCGGCGCGGCATGGAATTCACTGCCGACAACGTGGTGGTCATGACCGGCGGCAAGCCGGTGATCACCAAGTTCCTGCAGGCAGTGATGGATCCGGGACAGGAAGTGCTGTACCCGAACCCCGGATTCCCGATCTACGAATCCCAGATCGAGTACCTCGGCGGCACCGCTGTGCCATATAACTACGTGCCCACCGAGTCGGGCTTCGCCATCGACCTGGAGCAGGTGCGCGCCTCGATCACCGAGAACACCACGGCGATCATCTACAACGACCTGCAGAACCCGATTTCCGCCGAATCCACGGCCGCCGAACGCGAAGCCGTGGCCCAGCTGGCCATCGAGCACGACCTCTGGGTGCTCTCCGACGAGGCCTACTTCGAAACCCGCTACGAGGGAGCGTCCAGCTCCATCGCCGCGCTTCCGGGAATGGCCGAGCGCACCGTCATCCTCTACACCTTCAGCAAGAAGTTCGCGATGACCGGCTCCCGCCTTGGCTGCGCCGTGGCACCGCTTGAGATCGCCCAGGTGATGAGCAAGCTGAATACCAACGACGAGTCCTGCACCACCCACTATGTGCAGTGGGCGGGCATCGCCGCGCTGACCGGGCCACAAGAACCGGTCCAAGAAATGCTCGACACCCTCAAGGAACGCCGCGACGTCGCCTGCGAGATCGTGAACTCGATCCCGGGCTTCAGCGTCGCCGTGCCGCAGTCCACCTTCTACCTGTTCCCGGATGTCACCGAGGCCATGGAGCGCAAGGGATTCACCGACGTCGGCGACTTCGCCACCGCAGCCCTTGAGAACACCGGCGTCTCCTTCTGCACCCGCGAGCACTTCGGCCGCCGCCTGCCCGGCGAGAAGCGCCAGTACATCCGCTTGGCCTACTCGGGCATTGAAACCGAGGACATCCGCGAGGGCCTGGGCCGGCTGCGCGATTGGATCGCGGCGTAA
- a CDS encoding 2-hydroxyacid dehydrogenase, whose protein sequence is MAKVVVTGRIPEAALDKLRAEHEVDAWDGEQSISRAGLLAKVSGADALVTLLTERVDAELLDAAGEQLKVVSNVAVGYDNIVVADCSARGVRATNTPGVLTEATADIAFGLILMATRRLGEGERLIRSGTPWKWGMFFLLGSSLQGKTLGVVGMGGIGQATARRAKAFGMEVVYQSRSEIDPAIAAELGARRVELDELLAISDVVSLHCPYGPNTHHLIGAEQLAAMKPEAYLVNTARGPIVDEAALAQALRDGVIAGAGLDVFEKEPALHPDLLELENVALVPHLGSSTVETRTAMAVLACENTLAVLRGEDPATPVN, encoded by the coding sequence ATGGCGAAGGTAGTCGTCACCGGGCGGATCCCGGAAGCCGCGCTGGACAAGCTGCGCGCCGAGCACGAGGTCGATGCGTGGGACGGCGAGCAGTCGATCTCCCGCGCAGGGCTGCTGGCCAAGGTGTCGGGGGCCGATGCCCTGGTCACCTTGCTGACCGAGCGCGTGGATGCGGAACTGCTGGACGCCGCAGGAGAACAGCTGAAGGTGGTCTCCAATGTCGCCGTCGGCTACGACAACATTGTCGTGGCCGACTGCTCCGCCCGTGGAGTGCGCGCCACCAACACCCCGGGAGTGCTGACCGAGGCCACCGCGGATATCGCCTTCGGCCTGATCCTCATGGCCACCCGGCGCCTGGGCGAAGGCGAACGACTGATCCGCTCCGGAACCCCCTGGAAATGGGGCATGTTCTTCCTTCTCGGCTCCAGCCTGCAGGGCAAGACCCTGGGCGTGGTGGGCATGGGCGGCATCGGCCAGGCCACCGCCCGCCGGGCCAAGGCCTTCGGCATGGAGGTGGTCTACCAGTCGCGCAGCGAGATCGATCCGGCAATCGCCGCCGAATTGGGTGCCCGCCGGGTGGAGCTCGATGAGCTGCTGGCGATCTCCGATGTCGTCTCGCTGCACTGCCCCTACGGCCCGAACACCCATCACCTGATCGGGGCGGAGCAGCTGGCGGCGATGAAGCCGGAAGCCTATCTAGTCAACACCGCCCGCGGCCCGATCGTGGACGAAGCAGCGCTGGCGCAGGCCCTGCGCGACGGCGTTATCGCCGGCGCCGGGCTGGACGTCTTCGAGAAGGAGCCAGCGCTCCACCCGGACCTGCTGGAGCTGGAGAACGTGGCGCTGGTGCCGCATCTGGGCTCATCGACCGTGGAAACGCGAACCGCGATGGCGGTGCTGGCCTGCGAGAACACGCTGGCGGTGCTGCGCGGCGAGGATCCTGCCACCCCGGTGAACTAG
- a CDS encoding bifunctional 5,10-methylenetetrahydrofolate dehydrogenase/5,10-methenyltetrahydrofolate cyclohydrolase translates to MTARRLGGKPVADEIRARTAHLVQDLNRDGFTAKLAVVMATGNEATAWYVRSIERAAAQQGVDCQVLQMPEASQDQLAAAITALNNDESVHGIILQTPLPEGVDTAVLVQLIDPAKDIDGANPLSLGRLSVGQPAFAPATARSVIEILEHYRIPLSGQHVAVVGRSAVVGKPLAQLLLQRDATVSVCHSRTSKLADFTKAAAVTVMAVGRANLLTSQEVADSSVVIDVGTNVDEDGQLVGDVHAASVQPKVRALSPVPGGVGTVTTALLIWHTVQAAAKVCESIMWRGEPMATRR, encoded by the coding sequence ATGACGGCCCGGCGCCTGGGTGGCAAACCGGTGGCCGATGAGATCCGCGCGAGAACCGCTCATCTGGTTCAGGACCTGAACCGCGACGGCTTCACCGCCAAGCTGGCCGTGGTGATGGCCACCGGGAACGAAGCGACCGCCTGGTACGTGCGTTCCATCGAGCGCGCGGCGGCGCAGCAGGGCGTCGACTGCCAGGTGCTTCAGATGCCTGAAGCCAGCCAGGACCAGCTGGCGGCGGCAATCACGGCGCTGAACAACGACGAATCGGTGCACGGAATCATCCTCCAGACCCCCTTGCCTGAAGGCGTGGATACCGCGGTCCTGGTGCAGCTGATCGACCCGGCCAAAGACATCGATGGAGCCAATCCGCTGAGCCTCGGCCGGCTCAGCGTGGGCCAACCCGCTTTTGCCCCGGCCACCGCGCGTTCGGTGATTGAGATCCTCGAGCATTACCGGATTCCGCTCTCCGGCCAGCATGTGGCCGTGGTAGGGCGCTCTGCCGTGGTGGGCAAGCCTCTGGCCCAGCTGCTGCTGCAGCGCGATGCGACCGTGAGCGTCTGCCATTCCAGAACCTCCAAGCTGGCTGATTTCACCAAGGCCGCTGCCGTCACCGTCATGGCCGTCGGCCGTGCCAACCTGCTTACCTCCCAAGAAGTTGCCGATTCCTCGGTAGTCATCGATGTGGGCACGAACGTGGACGAAGACGGCCAGCTGGTCGGGGACGTGCACGCGGCTTCGGTGCAGCCCAAGGTGCGCGCGCTCAGCCCGGTCCCCGGAGGCGTCGGAACCGTGACCACAGCCCTGCTGATCTGGCATACCGTGCAGGCCGCCGCGAAAGTTTGCGAGTCGATCATGTGGAGAGGAGAGCCCATGGCCACACGCCGGTAG
- a CDS encoding cyclodeaminase/cyclohydrolase family protein, with translation MISTETVTNYLERLASRAPAPGGGAAGALHAAQAAALVSMVAEFTSGPRYAEVQAQAAGIAEEAKKQMREALFAAEEDERLFGLLSTAYALPKDTEEQKASRREAINRATIDAAAPLVATVEVASGVIRLAQELLPIGNRSVSSDVAAVAEAARAALGTALVTLEMNIAAIKDQAEREQLSRATGQASEMIGLAEELSTAVRSAVSA, from the coding sequence ATGATCTCCACAGAAACCGTCACCAACTATCTTGAGCGTCTCGCCTCGCGAGCTCCCGCACCCGGGGGAGGGGCCGCCGGTGCACTGCACGCAGCCCAGGCGGCGGCACTGGTGTCCATGGTCGCTGAATTCACCTCCGGCCCGCGCTATGCCGAGGTGCAGGCGCAAGCTGCAGGCATCGCGGAAGAAGCAAAGAAGCAGATGCGCGAAGCGCTGTTCGCGGCCGAAGAAGATGAGCGTCTTTTCGGGCTGCTCAGTACGGCCTATGCCCTGCCCAAAGATACCGAGGAGCAGAAGGCCAGCCGCCGCGAGGCCATTAACCGCGCCACTATCGATGCCGCGGCCCCGCTGGTAGCCACCGTCGAAGTAGCGTCCGGAGTCATCAGGCTGGCCCAGGAGCTATTGCCCATCGGCAACCGCTCGGTCTCCAGTGACGTGGCTGCCGTGGCCGAAGCCGCCCGCGCCGCTTTGGGCACCGCGCTGGTCACCCTGGAGATGAACATCGCCGCCATCAAGGATCAAGCGGAACGCGAACAGCTGAGCCGTGCGACCGGCCAAGCGAGTGAAATGATTGGCCTGGCCGAAGAGCTCAGCACCGCTGTCCGCTCGGCGGTGTCGGCATGA
- a CDS encoding MarR family winged helix-turn-helix transcriptional regulator, with protein sequence MQYSSEDDDLPQLLFDAIFPMLGIVHSARTISPGKIGILRALAAEEHVSATQLSHAIGVSQQAISLSTKELESFGFIERHKDESDRRKLWFRLTEAGRQKLQAEIALGRQALKDAIGKELSSAELKLVRDAIPALAKIRKAVHP encoded by the coding sequence ATGCAATATTCTTCGGAGGATGACGACCTACCCCAGCTTCTCTTTGACGCGATCTTCCCGATGTTAGGAATCGTGCACTCAGCGCGAACCATCTCTCCCGGAAAAATCGGCATCCTCCGGGCTCTCGCGGCAGAAGAACACGTCAGCGCCACGCAACTGAGCCACGCCATCGGCGTCAGCCAACAAGCGATCTCGCTGAGCACCAAGGAACTGGAATCGTTCGGATTCATCGAACGCCACAAGGATGAATCGGACCGCCGCAAGCTCTGGTTCCGCCTCACCGAGGCCGGACGCCAGAAGTTGCAGGCCGAAATCGCCCTCGGGCGCCAAGCGCTCAAAGATGCCATCGGCAAAGAACTCAGTAGCGCGGAGTTGAAGCTGGTCCGCGACGCCATCCCCGCCCTGGCGAAAATCAGGAAGGCGGTGCACCCATGA
- a CDS encoding MFS transporter — protein sequence MNPPNQKALLPALVFAALSTAIVSSLGMLLVPSIASRFNVDVATAQWMLTVNLLAGAIATPILGRLSDGPHKKRLLMVSLGIMFVGSVLAAAAPNFPLFLTGRSLQGLSYGIVPITISIARRYIEQGKVQPAISSLSVTVSSGIGIGYPLTGIIAGLFDYSFAFWFGALFVLATIIVAWKVLPSGPDTQAASHRFDYLGTVLLALGLGSLLLAISEGPKWGWGSLPILVLLVVAAAILAVWVLVENKLDHPLINLRTLKQGDVLLANISAIALGAALYIGMSVASLVAQAEESTGYGLNLPVLWAGFVIFPLSVGSFTANRIVRAVAKKVGIQIMLPLGAVIMSLAGTLLWLVHSQLWEILVSMLVFGLGMGASYAAMPALIARSVATQELGSSVSFNQVLRTVGSSFGTAISAAIIATHAGSNGAATPAGINMTFMIGAILCIVLGVALVIHSVIHTSRATASAPLRVD from the coding sequence ATGAACCCGCCCAATCAAAAAGCGCTGCTGCCAGCTTTGGTCTTCGCCGCCTTGTCCACAGCCATCGTCTCCTCGCTGGGCATGCTGCTGGTCCCCTCGATTGCTTCGCGGTTCAATGTCGACGTGGCCACCGCGCAATGGATGCTGACGGTCAACCTGCTCGCCGGCGCCATCGCCACGCCGATCCTGGGCCGCCTGAGCGACGGGCCGCACAAGAAACGCCTGCTGATGGTTTCCCTGGGCATCATGTTCGTTGGCTCCGTCCTGGCAGCAGCGGCGCCGAACTTCCCGCTGTTCCTCACCGGCCGCTCCTTGCAGGGCCTGTCTTACGGCATCGTGCCCATCACGATTTCCATCGCCCGAAGGTACATCGAGCAGGGCAAGGTCCAGCCCGCCATCTCCTCGCTGTCCGTGACGGTCTCCTCCGGCATTGGCATCGGCTACCCGCTGACCGGCATCATCGCCGGACTGTTCGACTACAGCTTCGCCTTCTGGTTTGGCGCACTCTTCGTTCTTGCCACCATCATCGTTGCCTGGAAGGTCCTGCCCTCGGGGCCGGATACCCAGGCCGCCTCCCACCGGTTCGACTACCTGGGGACAGTCCTGCTGGCCCTTGGCCTGGGGTCCCTGCTCTTGGCCATTTCGGAGGGTCCGAAATGGGGCTGGGGTTCGCTGCCGATCTTGGTGCTCCTGGTCGTTGCGGCCGCCATCCTGGCCGTCTGGGTGCTGGTTGAAAACAAGCTGGATCACCCGCTGATCAACCTGCGAACGCTCAAGCAGGGCGATGTCTTGCTTGCCAACATTTCCGCCATTGCGCTCGGCGCAGCACTGTACATTGGCATGTCGGTTGCCTCCTTGGTAGCCCAAGCCGAGGAATCCACGGGATACGGCCTGAACCTTCCGGTGCTCTGGGCCGGGTTTGTCATCTTCCCGCTGTCCGTCGGAAGTTTCACGGCCAACCGGATCGTCCGGGCTGTGGCCAAGAAGGTGGGCATCCAGATCATGCTGCCTCTTGGTGCGGTCATCATGTCACTGGCAGGTACCCTGCTGTGGCTAGTGCACTCGCAGCTGTGGGAAATCCTCGTGAGCATGCTGGTCTTCGGCCTTGGCATGGGCGCCAGCTACGCGGCGATGCCTGCGTTGATTGCCCGCAGCGTCGCCACCCAGGAATTGGGAAGCTCGGTCAGCTTCAACCAGGTGCTGCGCACCGTTGGCTCTTCCTTCGGCACCGCGATTTCGGCCGCCATCATCGCCACCCATGCAGGATCCAATGGAGCTGCCACCCCTGCGGGCATCAATATGACGTTCATGATCGGCGCGATCTTGTGCATCGTCCTGGGCGTGGCACTGGTGATCCATTCGGTCATCCACACGTCCCGAGCCACCGCCTCGGCTCCGCTGCGCGTCGATTGA